The Mangifera indica cultivar Alphonso chromosome 8, CATAS_Mindica_2.1, whole genome shotgun sequence genome has a window encoding:
- the LOC123223201 gene encoding protein SUPPRESSOR OF PHYA-105 1-like isoform X2, translating into MEQVGEELSANDIHGNAQLKRTEHNLSLKLEGHNILESPIICSSVTVREGWPESSIHNFTNTIEPSLAGSQPPCISPRSMNERLAVVEELTVRNYMTENSAIVSSPYSSRQGQWLQPHLLASGSGYKGLHGDSTSREKDRILLRVREQFMKMPFDIRSPKYLLRKQIDTVPAEVSPYIRARDNMIVSSNTAPFGNTKLKTLSTDTPGFLQLHVKKYLKGKGVINRNPDALRDLGSAVVRQNDEKLGCLSSKVASDSLFNFSANFDKIYSHGVNRFSHESLHGGICLRQWLKLRSQNGEKVESLHIFRQIVELVDSAHSQGIALQDLRPSYFYLSPSNRVIYTGSSAKGELNYVVNQDLRKKRPLEQDMQVHCNLGVKQQKISDDVKSLSHQAHFFSSSNFRTKKQDETNSHVNDPQSSEYVEVHRQNVLTYPSTSSKTDQQSFPAIIDLEEKWYISSEGLNDAGCTFFANIYGLGVLLFELLCYFESLEEHSAAMLDLHHRILPSNFLKENPKEAGFCLWLLHPEPLSRPTTREILQSDLICISQELHSFDDMLISAAAAEAESELLLHFLVSLKEQKQKCASELVEDIGCLEEDIKEVEGKHLQKISSVFNRTHKECFDAREQGLCFKDSITSAAVSQSFSVSSRNEASLMRNINQLEDAYFSMRSQIRLTETDTTARYFDKDLLTSRDRWSELQKVNESNMAQKSDDHLGAFFEGLCKFTRYSKFKVCGTLRNGDLLNSANVICSLNFDRDEEYIAAAGVSKRIKIFEFNSLLSGSIDIHYPAVELSNRSMLSCVCWNNYIKNYLASTDYDGVVQMWDASTGQGFSQYAEHQKRAWSVDFSQVAPTRFASGSDDCSVKLWSINEEKICRHHPEPCQCLLCSVLFFLSSFVGFWIC; encoded by the exons ATGGAGCAAGTAGGGGAGGAATTGTCTGCAAATGATATACATGGGAATGCTCAACTTAAAAGAACAGAACATAATCTCTCCTTAAAATTAGAGGGTCATAATATATTAGAATCACCGATTATTTGTTCATCTGTGACTGTGAGGGAAGGTTGGCCAGAGAGTTCAATCCATAATTTTACCAATACCATAGAGCCTTCTTTGGCTGGATCTCAGCCACCTTGCATTAGCCCTCGTTCTATGAATGAAAGGCTTGCAGTGGTTGAAGAGTTGACAGTGAGAAATTATATGACAGAGAACTCAGCTATAGTTAGTAGTCCATACAGTTCAAGGCAGGGCCAGTGGCTGCAACCACATCTTTTAGCAAGTGGGTCTGGATATAAGGGTTTGCATGGAGATTCTACTTCCCGAGAAAAAGATCGAATATTGTTAAGAGTCAGAGAGCAGTTTATGAAGATGCCTTTTGATATACGAAGTCCTAAGTATTTGTTAAGAAAGCAAATTGATACAGTGCCAGCGGAAGTTTCTCCATATATAAGGGCAAGAGACAACATGATTGTCTCAAGCAATACAGCACCATTTGGGAATACTAAATTGAAAACCTTATCTACAGATACACCTGGCTTTTTGCAGTTGcatgtgaaaaaatatttgaagggAAAGGGGGTTATTAACAGAAATCCAGACGCTCTAAGAGACCTTGGCAGTGCAGTTGTGAGGCAGAATGATGAAAAACTTGGTTGTCTATCTTCAAAGGTTGCTTCtgattcattatttaatttttctgccaattttgacaaaatttattCCCATGGGGTTAATAGATTTAGTCATGAATCTTTACATGGTGGAATCTGTTTGAGACAGTGGCTGAAATTGAGGAGTCAGAATGGAGAGAAGGTTGAAAGTCTGCATATATTTAGGCAGATTGTGGAGTTAGTGGATTCTGCACACTCTCAAGGCATTGCCTTGCAAGACTTACGACCATCCTATTTCTATTTAAGTCCATCAAATAGGGTTATATACACTGGTTCATCTGCAAAGGGTGAACTGAATTACGTTGTGAATCAGGATTTGCGAAAGAAGAGGCCACTGGAACAAGACATGCAAGTACATTGTAATTTAGGTGTGAAGCAGCAAAAGATCAGTGATGACGTGAAGTCTCTTTCACACCAAGCCCATTTCTTCTCCAGTAGTAATTTTAGGACTAAGAAACAGGACGAGACCAATTCTCATGTAAATGATCCACAGAGTTCTGAATATGTTGAAGTCCATCGTCAAAATGTTCTCACCTACCCAAGTACATCATCTAAAACAGATCAGCAGTCTTTTCCTGCAATTATTGATCTGGAAGAGAAGTGGTATATTAGTTCAGAGGGGCTCAATGATGCAGGTTGCACATTTTTTGCTAATATCTATGGCCTTGGGGTTCTTCTTTTTGAG TTGCTGTGCTATTTTGAATCATTGGAGGAGCATTCAGCTGCGATGTTGGATTTGCACCATCGTATTCTCCCATCAAATTTTCTGAAAGAAAATCCAAAGGAAGCTGGCTTTTGTCTTTGGCTTCTTCATCCTGAACCTTTATCTCGTCCAACAACTAG AGAAATTCTACAGTCTGACTTAATATGCATATCACAAGAGTTGCATTCCTTTGATGATATGTTAATatctgctgctgctgctgaaGCTGAATCAGAGCTGTTGCTTCATTTTCTGGTTTCATTGAAAGAACAAAAGCAGAAGTGCGCTTCCGAATTAGTTGAAGATATAGGGTGTTTGGAGGAAGATATTAAAGAGGTTGAGGGAAAGCACTTGCAAAAGATATCCTCTGTGTTTAATCGGACACACAAGGAATGTTTTGATGCCAGAGAACAGGGTTTGTGTTTCAAAGATTCTATAACTTCAGCTGCAGTTTCTCAGTCATTTTCTGTTTCAAGTAGGAATGAGGCAAGTTTAATGAGAAATATTAATCAGCTTGAGGATGCCTACTTTTCTATGAGATCCCAAATTCGGCTCACAGAAACTGACACTACTGCTCGGTATTTTGATAAAGACTTGCTTACAAGTAGAGATAGGTGGTCCGAGTTGCAAAAAGTGAATGAGTCAAACATGGCTCAGAAATCTGATGATCACCTTGGGGCATTTTTCGAAGGTTTATGCAAGTTCACCCGCTATAGTAAGTTTAAAGTGTGTGGGACATTAAGAAATGGGGATCTTCTGAATTCTGCTAATGTGATTTGTTCTTTAAATTTTGACCGCGATGAGGAGTACATTGCTGCAGCTGGGGTTTCAAAAAGAATCAAgatttttgagtttaattcactTCTGAGTGGTTCTATTGATATCCATTATCCAGCGGTTGAGCTGTCAAACAGATCTATGCTTAGCTGTGTTTGCTGGAACAATTACATTAAGAACTATTTGGCTTCAACCGATTATGATGGTGTAGTTCAG ATGTGGGATGCAAGCACTGGTCAAGGATTCTCTCAATATGCAGAGCACCAGAAGAGGGCTTGGTCTGTTGACTTTTCCCAAGTTGCCCCTACAAGATTTGCTAGTGGAAGtgatgactgttctgtgaaatTGTGGAGCATTAACGAG GAAAAAATCTGTCGGCACCATCCAGAACCCTGCCAATGTTTGCTGTGTTCagttctcttctttctctcctcATTTGTTGGTTTTTGGATCTGCTGA
- the LOC123223201 gene encoding protein SUPPRESSOR OF PHYA-105 1-like isoform X1 gives MEQVGEELSANDIHGNAQLKRTEHNLSLKLEGHNILESPIICSSVTVREGWPESSIHNFTNTIEPSLAGSQPPCISPRSMNERLAVVEELTVRNYMTENSAIVSSPYSSRQGQWLQPHLLASGSGYKGLHGDSTSREKDRILLRVREQFMKMPFDIRSPKYLLRKQIDTVPAEVSPYIRARDNMIVSSNTAPFGNTKLKTLSTDTPGFLQLHVKKYLKGKGVINRNPDALRDLGSAVVRQNDEKLGCLSSKVASDSLFNFSANFDKIYSHGVNRFSHESLHGGICLRQWLKLRSQNGEKVESLHIFRQIVELVDSAHSQGIALQDLRPSYFYLSPSNRVIYTGSSAKGELNYVVNQDLRKKRPLEQDMQVHCNLGVKQQKISDDVKSLSHQAHFFSSSNFRTKKQDETNSHVNDPQSSEYVEVHRQNVLTYPSTSSKTDQQSFPAIIDLEEKWYISSEGLNDAGCTFFANIYGLGVLLFELLCYFESLEEHSAAMLDLHHRILPSNFLKENPKEAGFCLWLLHPEPLSRPTTREILQSDLICISQELHSFDDMLISAAAAEAESELLLHFLVSLKEQKQKCASELVEDIGCLEEDIKEVEGKHLQKISSVFNRTHKECFDAREQGLCFKDSITSAAVSQSFSVSSRNEASLMRNINQLEDAYFSMRSQIRLTETDTTARYFDKDLLTSRDRWSELQKVNESNMAQKSDDHLGAFFEGLCKFTRYSKFKVCGTLRNGDLLNSANVICSLNFDRDEEYIAAAGVSKRIKIFEFNSLLSGSIDIHYPAVELSNRSMLSCVCWNNYIKNYLASTDYDGVVQMWDASTGQGFSQYAEHQKRAWSVDFSQVAPTRFASGSDDCSVKLWSINEKKSVGTIQNPANVCCVQFSSFSPHLLVFGSADFKLHCYDIRNTRIPWCTLTGHEKAVSYVKILDSDTLVSASTDNTLKLWDLRKSSPSGLSTDACCLTFSGHTNEKNFVGLSVLDGYIACGSETNEVYSYYRSLPMPITSHKFGSTDPISGHETGDYNGQFVSSVCWRQKSNMVVAANSSGCIKILQLVP, from the exons ATGGAGCAAGTAGGGGAGGAATTGTCTGCAAATGATATACATGGGAATGCTCAACTTAAAAGAACAGAACATAATCTCTCCTTAAAATTAGAGGGTCATAATATATTAGAATCACCGATTATTTGTTCATCTGTGACTGTGAGGGAAGGTTGGCCAGAGAGTTCAATCCATAATTTTACCAATACCATAGAGCCTTCTTTGGCTGGATCTCAGCCACCTTGCATTAGCCCTCGTTCTATGAATGAAAGGCTTGCAGTGGTTGAAGAGTTGACAGTGAGAAATTATATGACAGAGAACTCAGCTATAGTTAGTAGTCCATACAGTTCAAGGCAGGGCCAGTGGCTGCAACCACATCTTTTAGCAAGTGGGTCTGGATATAAGGGTTTGCATGGAGATTCTACTTCCCGAGAAAAAGATCGAATATTGTTAAGAGTCAGAGAGCAGTTTATGAAGATGCCTTTTGATATACGAAGTCCTAAGTATTTGTTAAGAAAGCAAATTGATACAGTGCCAGCGGAAGTTTCTCCATATATAAGGGCAAGAGACAACATGATTGTCTCAAGCAATACAGCACCATTTGGGAATACTAAATTGAAAACCTTATCTACAGATACACCTGGCTTTTTGCAGTTGcatgtgaaaaaatatttgaagggAAAGGGGGTTATTAACAGAAATCCAGACGCTCTAAGAGACCTTGGCAGTGCAGTTGTGAGGCAGAATGATGAAAAACTTGGTTGTCTATCTTCAAAGGTTGCTTCtgattcattatttaatttttctgccaattttgacaaaatttattCCCATGGGGTTAATAGATTTAGTCATGAATCTTTACATGGTGGAATCTGTTTGAGACAGTGGCTGAAATTGAGGAGTCAGAATGGAGAGAAGGTTGAAAGTCTGCATATATTTAGGCAGATTGTGGAGTTAGTGGATTCTGCACACTCTCAAGGCATTGCCTTGCAAGACTTACGACCATCCTATTTCTATTTAAGTCCATCAAATAGGGTTATATACACTGGTTCATCTGCAAAGGGTGAACTGAATTACGTTGTGAATCAGGATTTGCGAAAGAAGAGGCCACTGGAACAAGACATGCAAGTACATTGTAATTTAGGTGTGAAGCAGCAAAAGATCAGTGATGACGTGAAGTCTCTTTCACACCAAGCCCATTTCTTCTCCAGTAGTAATTTTAGGACTAAGAAACAGGACGAGACCAATTCTCATGTAAATGATCCACAGAGTTCTGAATATGTTGAAGTCCATCGTCAAAATGTTCTCACCTACCCAAGTACATCATCTAAAACAGATCAGCAGTCTTTTCCTGCAATTATTGATCTGGAAGAGAAGTGGTATATTAGTTCAGAGGGGCTCAATGATGCAGGTTGCACATTTTTTGCTAATATCTATGGCCTTGGGGTTCTTCTTTTTGAG TTGCTGTGCTATTTTGAATCATTGGAGGAGCATTCAGCTGCGATGTTGGATTTGCACCATCGTATTCTCCCATCAAATTTTCTGAAAGAAAATCCAAAGGAAGCTGGCTTTTGTCTTTGGCTTCTTCATCCTGAACCTTTATCTCGTCCAACAACTAG AGAAATTCTACAGTCTGACTTAATATGCATATCACAAGAGTTGCATTCCTTTGATGATATGTTAATatctgctgctgctgctgaaGCTGAATCAGAGCTGTTGCTTCATTTTCTGGTTTCATTGAAAGAACAAAAGCAGAAGTGCGCTTCCGAATTAGTTGAAGATATAGGGTGTTTGGAGGAAGATATTAAAGAGGTTGAGGGAAAGCACTTGCAAAAGATATCCTCTGTGTTTAATCGGACACACAAGGAATGTTTTGATGCCAGAGAACAGGGTTTGTGTTTCAAAGATTCTATAACTTCAGCTGCAGTTTCTCAGTCATTTTCTGTTTCAAGTAGGAATGAGGCAAGTTTAATGAGAAATATTAATCAGCTTGAGGATGCCTACTTTTCTATGAGATCCCAAATTCGGCTCACAGAAACTGACACTACTGCTCGGTATTTTGATAAAGACTTGCTTACAAGTAGAGATAGGTGGTCCGAGTTGCAAAAAGTGAATGAGTCAAACATGGCTCAGAAATCTGATGATCACCTTGGGGCATTTTTCGAAGGTTTATGCAAGTTCACCCGCTATAGTAAGTTTAAAGTGTGTGGGACATTAAGAAATGGGGATCTTCTGAATTCTGCTAATGTGATTTGTTCTTTAAATTTTGACCGCGATGAGGAGTACATTGCTGCAGCTGGGGTTTCAAAAAGAATCAAgatttttgagtttaattcactTCTGAGTGGTTCTATTGATATCCATTATCCAGCGGTTGAGCTGTCAAACAGATCTATGCTTAGCTGTGTTTGCTGGAACAATTACATTAAGAACTATTTGGCTTCAACCGATTATGATGGTGTAGTTCAG ATGTGGGATGCAAGCACTGGTCAAGGATTCTCTCAATATGCAGAGCACCAGAAGAGGGCTTGGTCTGTTGACTTTTCCCAAGTTGCCCCTACAAGATTTGCTAGTGGAAGtgatgactgttctgtgaaatTGTGGAGCATTAACGAG AAAAAATCTGTCGGCACCATCCAGAACCCTGCCAATGTTTGCTGTGTTCagttctcttctttctctcctcATTTGTTGGTTTTTGGATCTGCTGATTTTAAGCTCCACTGCTATGATATTCGAAATACAAGGATCCCTTGGTGCACTCTAACTGGCCATGAGAAAGCTGTTAGCTATGTGAAAATTTTAGATTCAGATACCTTGGTTTCTGCATCAACAGATAACACCCTAAAGCTCTGGGATCTTAGAAAAAGCAGCCCATCTGGGCTGTCCACTGATGCTTGCTGCTTAACTTTCAGCGGCCATACTAATGAGAAG AATTTTGTGGGTTTATCTGTTTTGGATGGATACATAGCATGTGGATCAGAAACTAATGAG GTTTATAGTTATTATAGATCTCTGCCAATGCCAATCACATCTCATAAATTTGGATCCACTGATCCTATTTCCGGACATGAGACTGGTGATTATAATGGACAGTTTGTTTCAAGTGTTTGCTGGAGACAGAAGTCAAACATGGTTGTTGCAGCTAACTCAAGTGGATGTATAAAAATATTGCAGCTGGTGCCATAA